One genomic window of Glycine soja cultivar W05 chromosome 9, ASM419377v2, whole genome shotgun sequence includes the following:
- the LOC114368865 gene encoding kinesin-like protein KIN-13B isoform X2 — protein sequence MPRSSSAVHHHRQSSDNFMFDAHGRWLHSSAYAQELGTRSSSLRRNDDDRVLTSGLLDLHSFDTELLPEGQSFDDCESILSGNKLVPRSRGLPESHLLKSVSADKERANNVAKIKVVVRKRPLNKKEIAKKEEDIIYIDSNFLTVHERKLKVDLTEYIEKHEFVFDAVLNEDVSNDEVYAETVEPIVPLIFQRTKATCFAYGQTGSGKTYTMQPLPLKASHDILRLMHHTYRNQGFQLFVSFFEIYGGKLFDLLNERKKLCMREDGKQQVCIVGLQEYRVSKVETIKEFIERGNSTRSTGTTGANEESSRSHAILQLCIKRSADGTESKPTRLVGKLSFIDLAGSERGADTTDNDKQTRIEGAEINKSLLALKECIRALDNDQGHIPFRGSKLTEVLRDSFVGDSRTVMISCISPSSGSCEHTLNTLRYADRVKSLSKGNTSRRDPLSSSNLRDSTVLPGSSVLSHDDTLEDETTYVSSDKNRFGWPKQLEREPSPPNNVDRVPSGRMGGNLIPSVYSDPQNGQRGSQKARTANEYDYLGPTYEQDRTRKTSKRVDNNQLSAVGDKRKIESRVKLVDELHFEANHSDPDDNLNALLKEEEDLVTAHRRQVEETIDIVREEMNLLVGADQPGNQLDDYISKLNTILSLKAAGIFQLQTQLAQFQRRLNEYNVVVTSGN from the exons ATGCCACGATCTAGTTCCGCCGTGCACCACCACCGTCAGAGCTCCGATAACTTCATGTTCGACGCTCACGGAAGGTGGTTACACTCTTCGGCTTACGCGCAG GAGCTCGGGACTCGATCTTCGAGCTTGAGGAGAAACGACGATGATCGCGTTTTAACCAGTGGCTTGCTTGATCTGCATTCTTTCGATACCGAGCTTTTACCTGAG GGACAAAGTTTTGATGACTGCGAGTCGATTCTCTCTGGCAACAAACTTGTACCAAGGTCTCGGGGCTTGCCTGAGAGCCATCTCCTTAAAAGTGTCTCAGCAGATAAAGAGAGAGCAAACAATGTTGCCAAGATCAAAGTTGTG GTTCGGAAGAGACCACTAAATAAGAAGGAAATAGCAAAGAAAGAGGAAGACATTATTTACATAGATTCAAATTTTCTCACAGTGCATGAAAGAAAACTCAAG GTTGACTTAACAGAATATATTGAGAAACATGAGTTTGTTTTTGATGCTGTGCTGAATGAAGATGTTTCAAATGATGAA GTGTATGCTGAGACTGTGGAGCCGATTGTTCCTTTGATTTTCCAACGAACAAAAGCAACCTGCTTTGCATATGGTCAAACTG GGAGTGGGAAGACATATACCATGCAACCATTGCCTCTCAAAGCATCCCACGATATTTTAAGATTAATGCACCACACATACCGGAACCAAGGTTTCCAACTGTTTGTTAGTTTCTTCGAAATATATGGGGGGAAACTTTTTGATCTCCTCAATGAACGAAA AAAACTTTGCATGAGGGAGGATGGGAAACAGCAGGTTTGCATTGTTGGCTTGCAAGAATATAGAGTATCTAAAGTTGAGACAATCAAGGAATTTATTGAGAGAGGTAATTCCACAAGAAGTACTGGTACAACTGGAGCAAATGAGGAATCCTCTCGATCGCATGCTATACTTCAGCTTTGTATCAAGAGATCAGCTGATGGGACTGAATCAAAGCCTACCCGACTTGTGGGCAAACTATCTTTTATAGATCTGGCTGGAAGTGAACGTGGTGCAGATACGACAGATAATGATAAGCAGACTAG GATTGAAGGGgcagaaataaataaaagtttactTGCTCTGAAAGAATGCATTAGAGCCCTAGACAATGACCAAGGGCATATCCCTTTCAGAGGAAGTAAATTGACTGAAGTTCTGCGAGATTCTTTTGTTGGTGATTCACGCACTGTAATGATATCATGCATTTCACCTAGCTCAGGTTCATGCGAGCATACTCTTAACACATTAAGATATGCTGACAg AGTTAAGAGCCTGTCAAAAGGGAACACCTCTAGAAGGGATCCTCTTTCTTCCTCAAACCTTAGAGACTCTACTGTGTTGCCTGGCTCTTCAGTTTTATCTCATGATGATACCTTGGAGGATGAAACAACATATGTTTCCAGTGACAAGAATCGATTTGGTTGGCCCAAACAGCTAGAAAGGGAACCCTCTCCTCCGAATAATGTGGACCGTGTTCCAAGTGGTAGAATGGGGGGAAATTTGATACCATCTGTGTATTCTGATCCACAAAATGGTCAAAGAGGCAGTCAAAAGGCCAGAACTGCAAATGAATATGATTACCTAGGACCAACATATGAACAGGATAGAACGAGAAAAACAAGTAAGAGGGTGGATAACAACCAATTATCTGCCGTGGGGGACAAGAGGAAGATAGAATCTCGTGTTAAACTTGTGGATGAATTGCATTTTGAGGCTAATCATTCTGATCCTGACGATAATTTAAATGCCCTCCTGAAG GAAGAGGAAGATCTCGTAACTGCTCACCGGAGACAGGTGGAGGAAACAATAGACATTGTTAGGGAG GAGATGAATTTACTTGTTGGAGCTGACCAACCAGGAAATCAACTGGATGATTATATTTCCAAGTTGAATACTATTTTATCACTAAAGGCTGCAGGAATCTTTCAATTGCAGACACAGTTGGCTCAATTTCAGAGACGCTTAAATGAGTATAATGTTGTCGTAACGTCTGGTAATTGA
- the LOC114368491 gene encoding THO complex subunit 4A-like, with translation MSAVMDMSLDDIIKNNKKSGFGSSRGRIRPFGYGPTHRFPNRAANRAAPYATAKASKVTWQHDLYADQHVAAAGYPAQGGRAASIEIGIKLYISNLDYGVSNDDIKLAEDLGTLPIWVFNAGFSLNDEIDTSSIESYVQGAFDGIEFARGSPTSQWDRLRKLRRLLVGTVLES, from the exons ATGTCTGCAGTCATGGATATGTCGCTCGACGACATAATCAAGAACAACAAAAAATCTGGATTCGGAAGCTCCCGTGGCCGAATCCGACCCTTTGGATATGGACCTACTCATCGGTTCCCCAACCGTGCCGCCAATCGCGCCGCACCTTATGCCACCGCTAAG GCGTCAAAGGTGACGTGGCAACATGATTTATATGCAGATCAGCATGTGGCTGCGGCGGGGTACCCTGCTCAAGGTGGTCGTGCGGCTTCCATAGAAATTGGGATCAAGCTTTACATTTCAAACTTGGATTATGGTGTTTCCAATGATGATATCAAG CTAGCAGAAGACCTTGGGACATTGCCGATATGGGTGTTTAACGCTG GTTTCAGCCTTAATGATGAAATTGATACATCATCCATAGAATCCTATGTGCAA GGAGCTTTCGATGGCATTGAATTTGCAAGAGGCTCTCCTACATCACAATgggaccgtcttagaaagttaaGACGGTTGTTAGTTGGAACCGTATTAGAAAGTTAG
- the LOC114368864 gene encoding uncharacterized protein LOC114368864, which produces MLDGLLGRGFAAKCKSLMKLTKNRIDLIRRKRKATEKFLKKDIADLLANGLDDRAYGRAEGLFVELSLSSCYDFVDQSCDFVLKHLPVLQKLSGCPEEVREAISSLMFAAARFSDLPELRDLRQIFQDRYGSSLECYVNQEFATNLNSKSSTLEKKVHLMQDIASEFAIKWDSKAFELRMSKCSVFAQDRNNFKSNHTSDHDIPLQGKDATPKGVKFERSHDHPNDRHKFQNGKEAVVSKGDENHLCSKSNPPIPENGFKPLSSYDEVNLKRDSHGNPLPGREELSKVSDRGYWKEGSMLKPIGSSSKDTREEQFEGGSNLHDSWGNARRVKESQDTATARKSPGPAGSRSKNNVNESYVVNHGGLPDVDYLERKNPKDETFRVKPFYNNANPPAYTREEQFEGGFNQHDSWGNARRVKESQDTATSRKSPGHAGSHSKNNVNKPFAVNHGGLPDVDNSERRTQKDETPRAKPFYNNAMIPPPYVKPHSKLKNNKHENNSVYSNIDSDGIRTYPLVHEKPDAAPTMDRIQPGLDDSERDLQATRHARLSKHGHEKALSVQEDATEAVVLKQKSTRRKHSKSRSTQDDASNEDAEVVRKPRSRRRDEQKRGLQILFDDERHKNDEEERVIDRLLIHYSKKPSINVPEKTRRKYRSRLVHQMDNSTRDGPDETPEMVTRPPRSVSLPREQTEAVEVKKVYARAASFQPERLKEARHVHPKLPDCDDLAARIAALRGT; this is translated from the exons ATGTTGGACGGCCTGCTCGGTCGAGGATTCGCCGCGAAATG CAAATCGTTGATGAAATTGACGAAGAATCGGATCGACTTGATAAGGAGGAAGAGAAAGGCAACGGAGAAGTTTCTGAAGAAGGACATCGCTGATCTGCTGGCGAATGGTTTGGATGACCGTGCTTATGGAAGG GCTGAAGGACTCTTTGTTGAGTTGAGTTTGTCGTCTTGTTATGATTTTGTTGATCAATCTTGTGACTTTGTGTTGAAACACCTCCCAGTGCTGCAGAAGCTGAG TGGATGCCCTGAGGAAGTCAGGGAGGCTATATCATCTCTGATGTTTGCCGCTGCAAGATTTTCTGATCTACCAGAGTTACGTGACCTTCGTCAAATATTTCAGGATAGATATGGAAGTTCTCTAGAATGTTATGTCAATCAAGAG TTTGCTACGAATTTGAATTCAAAGTCTTCTACGTTGGAGAAGAAGGTTCACCTGATGCAGGACATTGCTTCAGAGTTTGCAATAAAATGGGATTCCAAAGCTTTTGAACTAAGGATGTCAAAATGCTCTGTTTTTGCACAG GACCGCAATAATTTTAAGTCTAACCACACGAGTGATCATGATATACCATTACAAGGCAAGGATGCTACCCCAAAAGGAGTCAAGTTTGAGAGAAGTCATGACCATCCTAATGACAGGCACAAATTTCAGAATGGCAAGGAGGCTGTTGTCTCAAAGGGAGACGAAAATCATCTCTGTTCCAAATCCAACCCTCCAATCCCTGAAAATGGATTCAAGCCACTAAGCAGTTACGATGAAGTAAATCTGAAAAGGGATAGCCATGGCAATCCGTTACCTGGAAGAGAAGAACTTTCTAAGGTGAGTGATAGAGGCTATTGGAAGGAGGGTAGTATGCTAAAACCAATTGGATCTTCTTCCAAGGATACAAGAGAGGAACAATTTGAAGGTGGTTCCAATCTGCATGATAGTTGGGGGAATGCCAGGCGTGTAAAAGAAAGCCAGGACACTGCTACTGCTAGGAAGTCTCCTGGTCCTGCCGGATCTCGTTCAAAGAACAATGTGAATGAGTCATATGTTGTTAATCACGGTGGCCTACCTGATGTTGATTACTTGGAGAGAAAAAATCCAAAGGATGAAACTTTTAGAGTAAAGCCCTTCTACAATAATGCGAATCCACCTGCTTATACAAGAGAGGAACAATTTGAAGGTGGTTTCAATCAGCATGATAGTTGGGGGAATGCCAGACGTGTAAAAGAAAGCCAGGACACTGCAACCTCTAGGAAGTCTCCTGGTCATGCAGGATCTCATTCAAAGAACAATGTGAACAAGCCATTTGCTGTTAATCATGGTGGCCTACCTGACGTTGATAACTCTGAGAGAAGAACTCAAAAGGATGAAACTCCTAGGGCAAAGCCCTTCTACAATAATGCCATGATCCCACCTCCTTATGTAAAACCTCATTCTAAACTGAAGAACAACAAGCATGAAAACAATTCAGTATATTCAAATATTGACAGTGATGGGATCCGTACATACCCTTTGGTACATGAAAAGCCTGATGCTGCTCCTACAATGGACAGGATCCAACCAGGTTTGGATGATTCTGAACGGGATTTGCAGGCCACTAGACATGCAAGACTGAGTAAACATGGTCATGAAAAAGCACTCTCTGTTCAGGAAGATGCTACAGAAGCCGTTGTATTAAAACAAAAGTCTACAAGACGGAAGCACTCAAAATCAAGATCTACTCAAGATGATGCCAGTAATGAAGATGCTGAAGTTGTGAGAAAACCAAGGAGTAGGAGACGAGATGAACAAAAACGTGGCCTGCAAATTTTGTTTGATGATGAGCGGCACAAAAACGATGAAGAGGAAAGGGTAATAGATAGATTACTGATCCATTATAGCAaaaaaccatccataaatgttcctgaaaaaacaagaagaaagtatAGAAGTCGCCTTGTACATCAGATGGATAACTCAACCAGAGATGGACCTGATGAGACACCAGAGATGGTTACTCGTCCACCAAGATCAGTTTCACTTCCCCGTGAACAAACAGAAGCTGTGGAAGTTAAAAAAGTATATGCTCGTGCTGCTTCATTTCAGCCTGAGAGGTTGAAGGAAGCTCGGCATGTACATCCCAAGTTACCTGACTGTGATGATTTAGCTGCTAGGATTGCGGCCTTGAGAGGAACATAA
- the LOC114368865 gene encoding kinesin-like protein KIN-13B isoform X1 — MPRSSSAVHHHRQSSDNFMFDAHGRWLHSSAYAQELGTRSSSLRRNDDDRVLTSGLLDLHSFDTELLPEMYGVHNEYLTNHTIQGQSFDDCESILSGNKLVPRSRGLPESHLLKSVSADKERANNVAKIKVVVRKRPLNKKEIAKKEEDIIYIDSNFLTVHERKLKVDLTEYIEKHEFVFDAVLNEDVSNDEVYAETVEPIVPLIFQRTKATCFAYGQTGSGKTYTMQPLPLKASHDILRLMHHTYRNQGFQLFVSFFEIYGGKLFDLLNERKKLCMREDGKQQVCIVGLQEYRVSKVETIKEFIERGNSTRSTGTTGANEESSRSHAILQLCIKRSADGTESKPTRLVGKLSFIDLAGSERGADTTDNDKQTRIEGAEINKSLLALKECIRALDNDQGHIPFRGSKLTEVLRDSFVGDSRTVMISCISPSSGSCEHTLNTLRYADRVKSLSKGNTSRRDPLSSSNLRDSTVLPGSSVLSHDDTLEDETTYVSSDKNRFGWPKQLEREPSPPNNVDRVPSGRMGGNLIPSVYSDPQNGQRGSQKARTANEYDYLGPTYEQDRTRKTSKRVDNNQLSAVGDKRKIESRVKLVDELHFEANHSDPDDNLNALLKEEEDLVTAHRRQVEETIDIVREEMNLLVGADQPGNQLDDYISKLNTILSLKAAGIFQLQTQLAQFQRRLNEYNVVVTSGN, encoded by the exons ATGCCACGATCTAGTTCCGCCGTGCACCACCACCGTCAGAGCTCCGATAACTTCATGTTCGACGCTCACGGAAGGTGGTTACACTCTTCGGCTTACGCGCAG GAGCTCGGGACTCGATCTTCGAGCTTGAGGAGAAACGACGATGATCGCGTTTTAACCAGTGGCTTGCTTGATCTGCATTCTTTCGATACCGAGCTTTTACCTGAG ATGTATGGTGTTCACAATGAGTATTTAACGAATCATACTATTCAGGGACAAAGTTTTGATGACTGCGAGTCGATTCTCTCTGGCAACAAACTTGTACCAAGGTCTCGGGGCTTGCCTGAGAGCCATCTCCTTAAAAGTGTCTCAGCAGATAAAGAGAGAGCAAACAATGTTGCCAAGATCAAAGTTGTG GTTCGGAAGAGACCACTAAATAAGAAGGAAATAGCAAAGAAAGAGGAAGACATTATTTACATAGATTCAAATTTTCTCACAGTGCATGAAAGAAAACTCAAG GTTGACTTAACAGAATATATTGAGAAACATGAGTTTGTTTTTGATGCTGTGCTGAATGAAGATGTTTCAAATGATGAA GTGTATGCTGAGACTGTGGAGCCGATTGTTCCTTTGATTTTCCAACGAACAAAAGCAACCTGCTTTGCATATGGTCAAACTG GGAGTGGGAAGACATATACCATGCAACCATTGCCTCTCAAAGCATCCCACGATATTTTAAGATTAATGCACCACACATACCGGAACCAAGGTTTCCAACTGTTTGTTAGTTTCTTCGAAATATATGGGGGGAAACTTTTTGATCTCCTCAATGAACGAAA AAAACTTTGCATGAGGGAGGATGGGAAACAGCAGGTTTGCATTGTTGGCTTGCAAGAATATAGAGTATCTAAAGTTGAGACAATCAAGGAATTTATTGAGAGAGGTAATTCCACAAGAAGTACTGGTACAACTGGAGCAAATGAGGAATCCTCTCGATCGCATGCTATACTTCAGCTTTGTATCAAGAGATCAGCTGATGGGACTGAATCAAAGCCTACCCGACTTGTGGGCAAACTATCTTTTATAGATCTGGCTGGAAGTGAACGTGGTGCAGATACGACAGATAATGATAAGCAGACTAG GATTGAAGGGgcagaaataaataaaagtttactTGCTCTGAAAGAATGCATTAGAGCCCTAGACAATGACCAAGGGCATATCCCTTTCAGAGGAAGTAAATTGACTGAAGTTCTGCGAGATTCTTTTGTTGGTGATTCACGCACTGTAATGATATCATGCATTTCACCTAGCTCAGGTTCATGCGAGCATACTCTTAACACATTAAGATATGCTGACAg AGTTAAGAGCCTGTCAAAAGGGAACACCTCTAGAAGGGATCCTCTTTCTTCCTCAAACCTTAGAGACTCTACTGTGTTGCCTGGCTCTTCAGTTTTATCTCATGATGATACCTTGGAGGATGAAACAACATATGTTTCCAGTGACAAGAATCGATTTGGTTGGCCCAAACAGCTAGAAAGGGAACCCTCTCCTCCGAATAATGTGGACCGTGTTCCAAGTGGTAGAATGGGGGGAAATTTGATACCATCTGTGTATTCTGATCCACAAAATGGTCAAAGAGGCAGTCAAAAGGCCAGAACTGCAAATGAATATGATTACCTAGGACCAACATATGAACAGGATAGAACGAGAAAAACAAGTAAGAGGGTGGATAACAACCAATTATCTGCCGTGGGGGACAAGAGGAAGATAGAATCTCGTGTTAAACTTGTGGATGAATTGCATTTTGAGGCTAATCATTCTGATCCTGACGATAATTTAAATGCCCTCCTGAAG GAAGAGGAAGATCTCGTAACTGCTCACCGGAGACAGGTGGAGGAAACAATAGACATTGTTAGGGAG GAGATGAATTTACTTGTTGGAGCTGACCAACCAGGAAATCAACTGGATGATTATATTTCCAAGTTGAATACTATTTTATCACTAAAGGCTGCAGGAATCTTTCAATTGCAGACACAGTTGGCTCAATTTCAGAGACGCTTAAATGAGTATAATGTTGTCGTAACGTCTGGTAATTGA